A region of Rhodamnia argentea isolate NSW1041297 chromosome 9, ASM2092103v1, whole genome shotgun sequence DNA encodes the following proteins:
- the LOC115729352 gene encoding phospholipase A(1) DAD1, chloroplastic-like, translated as MSLLVRTPHPLAPPSNSDNFTGLRSFTCKPIVRISKTGSSRSTLFRDKYCVCMADPQPAKIGKKWMEYQGRNDWEGLLDPLDHTLRLEILRYGEFVEAAYRSFDFDPSSPTYGTCKYPRSSLLAHSGIPETGYRLTRNLRATCGVQLPRWAGMAPGWMSTRSSWIGYVAVCQDRSEIQRLGRRDVVIALRGTSTCLEWIENLRATLTCLHDHHDRTEDDTPMVESGFLRLYTSRTANFPSLRETIREEIARVIETYGNEPLSLTITGHSLGAALATLAAYDISSTLEGAPMVTVMSFGGPRVGNRSFRRHLEKSGTKILRIVNSDDLVTRLPGFVVEDGDTSADERSIYVAGMPRWFQKSVQDARWVYADVGQELRLSSRESPYLREGNMATCHELKTYLHLVNGFVSSTCPFKSTAKKMLSMHCR; from the coding sequence ATGAGTCTCCTCGTACGAACTCCTCATCCACTCGCTCCTCCCTCTAATTCGGACAACTTTACCGGCCTTCGCTCTTTCACTTGCAAACCGATCGTCCGAATCAGCAAGACCGGCTCCTCCCGGAGCACCCTGTTCCGGGACAAATACTGCGTCTGCATGGCCGATCCCCAACCCGCCAAGATCGGCAAGAAATGGATGGAGTATCAGGGACGCAACGACTGGGAGGGCCTCCTCGACCCGCTCGACCACACCCTCCGCCTCGAGATCCTCCGCTATGGGGAGTTCGTCGAGGCCGCCTACCGCTCCTTTGACTTTGACCCCTCTTCCCCGACCTACGGCACCTGCAAGTACCCACGGAGCTCGCTCCTGGCCCACTCGGGTATTCCCGAGACTGGGTACCGGCTCACGAGGAACCTGCGCGCCACGTGCGGGGTCCAGCTGCCCCGCTGGGCCGGGATGGCTCCCGGCTGGATGTCCACCCGGTCCAGCTGGATCGGCTACGTGGCCGTCTGCCAGGACCGAAGTGAGATCCAGCGCCTCGGGAGGCGCGACGTGGTGATCGCCCTCCGCGGCACGAGCACGTGCCTCGAGTGGATCGAGAACCTGCGCGCCACCTTGACGTGCCTCCATGACCATCACGACAGGACCGAGGACGACACGCCGATGGTGGAGAGCGGGTTCCTGAGGCTATACACTTCGAGGACCGCCAATTTCCCAAGCCTACGGGAGACGATAAGGGAGGAGATCGCGCGGGTCATCGAGACCTACGGCAACGAGCCGCTCAGCCTGACCATCACGGGGCACAGCCTCGGCGCTGCCCTCGCCACGCTGGCTGCCTACGACATCAGCTCCACTCTGGAGGGGGCCCCGATGGTGACCGTCATGTCCTTCGGCGGGCCACGAGTGGGGAACCGGAGCTTCCGGCGCCACCTGGAGAAAAGCGGGACCAAGATCCTACGCATAGTCAACTCCGACGATCTAGTCACCAGGTTACCGGGCTTCGTCGTCGAAGACGGCGACACATCGGCAGACGAGAGGTCGATCTACGTGGCGGGTATGCCACGGTGGTTTCAGAAGAGCGTGCAGGACGCGCGCTGGGTGTACGCCGACGTGGGACAGGAGCTGAGGCTAAGCAGCAGAGAATCTCCCTACCTCCGAGAAGGGAACATGGCCACGTGTCACGAGCTCAAGACTTATCTCCACCTGGTGAACGGCTTCGTCAGCTCCACGTGTCCTTTCAAGTCAACGGCCAAAAAGATGCTAAGCATGCACTGCCGATGA